gggagaagagggggtacagagacagaggggagaagagggggtagGGGGTACAGAGActgaggggggaagaggggggtTCAGAGACTGAGGGGAAGAGGGGGgttcagagacagagaggggttacagagacagagaggggttacagagacagagaggggttacagagacagagaggggttacagagacagagaggggaagatggggttcagagacagagaggggaagagggggttcAGAGATGGGTAGGGGAAGAGGGGgttcagagacagagagggggttcAGAGACTGAGGGGGGGTTCAGAGactgaggggggaggagggggttcagagactgagagagggggaGCACAGCCACTTTGTGCTTGCCATACACTACACAGAGTTCACATTACAGGAAAACATGGCATTTGTTAGCCTTGCAGACCGgtgctcccttcctccctcccaatGACCGGAGTCATCCCAGCCCTAATGGAGGCCACGTTGGGCCTAATTGGCACCCCGACTGCTGCTAATGACTGACTGACATGGAGCCTGTTATACACCAGCCAGCACCCTGCCAGGCAGCCCATTCACACTACCAGCTCACTGAGTTTAACTCCACATGCTGCAGGAGGGCTTTGTTATATGTCTATAGAGACACTGGAAGGGTTGTTCAGGGTTACCACCACACATTTGTGATGTCTTCTTTTTCAAAGGCTTTCTGTTTGTTTTCTTTTGCGTCATGGTATGTGTAGTTGTTAGTTGACTATGCCCATtatctgatctctctctccctctctcagggcTGAGGTGGTGCTGGGGAACGTCATAAAGAAGAAAGGATGGAGGTATGTTCGTACGGAGGTTACTTTCATAACGAGCCATGTTTCATTTCCGTCccgtcactctccctctcctgatAACTCCTCTAGTGAGCAGTGTGGTGTGCTCCGTTGTGCTccagcaggcaggcagagagagataaaagATGAATGGAGTCAGGCAGGCAGCAGAGCCATGGCCGTGCTCCTGCTCTTGTCCCTCAAAGCTACTGAATAATGGAATGAAAGCGTCTCCTTTACCCTCTCTTTTACGTCatcaccttgtgtgtgtgtgtgtgtgtgcacgctgtACTGTACTGGTCACTGGTCTAACCCTGGTCCAGGCCAGGTCAAGCCAACTGCCCCATGGCAGTGTTGTACCTCCTTTGTGTACGTGCAGTATGTGGGTAGCTAAAGGGTGTGTCAGGCTTAGTCATCCTGCCAATCGTAACATCTAAGGCTCAGGGCACGCAAATCATCACCTCCAGATTCCACCACACTATTTCCAGCCTTGCCCTCTGCCCTCTCTGTGATGTCAACCAGAGCACATTGGAACACCCTCTCTGTGATTCATTGTCTATGTGTGGTATGGAGGTCTCACATGTAATGGgttttctctcccttctctttgtAGGCGTTCCAGTCTGGTGATCACAACAAAGATCTTCTGGGGTGGAAAGTATGTTATCTCTTCTCTGGTTGTGTGTCTGAATGAGAAATATACTGCTGTTTGTAATTTGTCTGGGGCTGTGAGTGACTGACACTGTAATAGAGTATATATCTAATGCCATGCAGagttgctccctccctccctctctctctcccagtggcCCTCTGGTTAATGTGATTATGTGTAATCCATGCTGATGTTATAATGGGCTTTTAGTGAAATGTActctgctcaaaaaaataaagggaacacttaaacaacacaatgtaactccaagtcaatcacacttctgtgaaatcaaactgtccacttaggaagcaacactgattgacaataaatgtcacatgctgttgtacaaatggaatagacaacaggtggaaatcataggcaattagcaagacacccccaataaaggactggttttgcaggtggtgaccacagaccacttctcagttcctatgcttcctggctgatgttttggtcacttttgaatgctggcggtgctttcactctagtggtagcatgagacggagtctacaacccacacaagtggctcaggtagtgcagctcatccaggatggcacatcaatgcgagctgtggcaagaaggtttgctgtgtctgtcagcgtagtgtccagagcatggaggcgctaccaggagacaggccagtacatcaggagacgtggaggaggccgtaggagggcaacaacccagcagcaggactgctacctccgcctttgtgcaaggaggagcaggaggagcactgccagagccctgcaaaatgacctccagcaggccacaaatgtgcatgtgtctgctcaaacggtcagaaacagactccatgagggtggtatgagggcccgacgtccacaggtgggggttgtgcttacagcccaacaccgtgcaggacgtttggcatttgccagagaacaccaagattggcaaattcgccactggcgccctgtgctcttcacagatgaaagcaggttcacactgagcacatgtgacagacgtgacagagtctggagacgccgtggagaacgttctgctgcctgcaacatcctccagcatgaccggtttggcggtgggtcagtcatggtgtggggtggcatttctttgggggccgcacagccctccatgtgctcgccagaggtagcctgactgccattaggtaccgagatgagatcctcagaccccttgtgagaccatatgctggtgcggttggccctgggttcctcctaatgcaagacaatgctagacctcatgtggctggagtgtgtcagcagttccttcaagaggaaggcattgatgctatggactggcccgcccgttccccagacctgaatccaattgagcacatctgggacatcatgtctcgctccatccaccaacgccacgttgcaccaccgactgtccaggagttggcggatgctttagtccaggtctgggagaagatccctcaggagaccatccgccacctcatcaggagcatgcccaggcgttgtagggaggtcatacaggcacgtggaggccacacacactactgagcctcattttgacttgttttaaggacattacatcaaagttggatcagcctgtagtgtggttttccactttaattttgagggtgactccaaatccagacctccatgggttgataaatttgatttccattgataatttttgtgtgattttgttgtcagcacattcaactatgtaaagaaaaaagtatttcataagattatttcattcattcagatctaggatgtgttattttagtgttcccttaatttttttgagctgtGTATATATTGTGATGTTACTGAGATGGACGGAATGATATGATGGAAAGAAAATAAAGCCTTGCCGTGGTTCTCTGCTGTAATTCAACTGATTCTGGAATATGTTTTTGATCCATAGAGCAGAGACTGAAAGAGGGTTGTCCCGAAAACACATTATAGAAGGTAAGTAAgctgcagccagccagccagatcaAGGACAGGATGAGAAATTAAATGCTGACAGTGCATCAAACAACATCCTGATTAGTCAGTTTGGCTCCAGAGAGAAGAGACTCCAATTTGATAATTGGGCACTCTCCTGGCGGGTTAGGAGTCTTGCTGAGAATGATCCTAGTTCCTTCTTTCTCTGTGAAAAATAACACCTTATTAGAATCACATTTATTTGAAAATCCTAGCTGCAATATTGAGCACTACCTCGCAATTAGAGCCCGACCAGTATATCAGTTCACCAATATTTTCGGCTGGTATTGGCCTTTTATCGCTATATCGGTATCGGCCAATAAGTCCACCGATAACTGATATTCAATAAATGGAGTGGGAGGGGGAAAAAAGGGACTCTCATGCTTATCTGAACACTTGCAGCCATTCTCACAATGCCATTAATGTCACAATGTAAGAAATCAATATTTAAGACATATTTCTTGGACAATTGCTCTTTTGATTGGCAATTTCAGAGAATTCATTGTGGGAAAAATTGTCACAATTATTTTCCCGGCGTAAAACAGTATATCGGCAGATGTATCAGTACGTTTTGTCCCCAAAAAAATTAGAATTGGTATCGGACCCAAAATAACATCAGTTGGGCTGTACTCGCAATAGTACACTCAATAAGATATGGCTGCAACCATGTCCCTGAACAATAATAGTGTGTGTAACTGTGGCTATGATGCATGTCGTTGTAGGTTTAAAGGCCTCACTGGAGAGACTGCAGCTAGAGTATGTTGATGTGGTGTTTGCAAACAGACCGGACCCCAACACTCCCATGGAAGGTAAGGAGGAACATCTTGGTCCTCCTCTGTCACTGGCTTCTGCTGTCTGCCTCTTCTCTGTTCTCCTGCTGTGTTCTCTCCATCCCATAAGCTTCTCTGACATGTCTATGTCCACCCTAACTCACTAGGCTATATGTTTCTGTGTAGTGCATGAAACTATGTCCTCATTTCACCCCATCCTTCCCTACTGGCAGCAGTCTAATGCCCTGGGGAGTGTTAAATATGAGTGAAAAACTGctggagcaaaaaataaataataataattgtatcaaatatgttttattgtcacatgctgtacaccggataggtgcagtgaaatgtgttgtttaaaAACCCTAACTGCACGATCCTATATAAAGTTGGAGAGATGTCTGAAGAAGACCTTTAAATGACAGAGTACTCTGTGTTCTCCCACTGTCATACAGTATTCATCTGATCTAGGCTATGTCCACTGTGAGCCATGCTACAGTAGGACGGTTAGAACACACTCAGACTGTCCCTGTAACTGTTACTCTGCCCTGACACAGACCATCTACACTGTTGTTGTACCTAACATTACTCCTGTCATTCTATTTCTGCCTCTCTTGAACCAGGGATAGCTGGTATGTAAAAAATATACGCATGAGCTTTGGATTTATCCATTTCTTTTGTTTTACCCATCTGCCCTTTTAGGAGTTCAACAGTTCATAAACTGCAGTAATTCACAGGGAAAGGTTTGAACCTGCGCCTGAAGAAGTACTTTGGCCATCTGGTGCACCTCTCTGTCACTAGCCTGAGGacagaacagagagggagagagtggtgaTGCTGCTGTGTTAATGTTACAGGCTCTCCTAATCActagtttactctctctctctctctctctctcatcctcattGTGTTTGCGCTTTCTGTTTTGGTTGCACACAAGCTCAAACATGGCCATCAGGCAAACTGTAAATGACTAGTTCATGTCTGACTGACTTGCTCTACTTTGGATCAGAACAGTTCGCTACACAGCATTTGTCTCTCTGCtcattgtagtgtgtgtgtgtgtgtattttcttCTTTTTGATTGGCAGAGACGGTGCGGGCGATGACCCACGTGATCAACCAGGGCATGGCCATGTACTGGGGCACGTCCCGCTGGAGCCCCATGGAGATCATGGTGAGACACACAAACAGCCTCCTCTCCTTCCGGTCATCGACCCATTCTCACCACTGGCAATGACATGACACAACTATAACATCCTCTCACTGACTGTGATAGACTGTGACATATTTTGATCATGTCTTTCATAATATTGATTGCTGGGCATCACAACCTTGTACTACTATTCATAGTTTGATTGGCCAGTGCCTACTGGCTAACCACTGCTGTTCCCTGTGTGACCTGTAGGAGGCGTACTCTGTGGCACGGCAGTTCAACCAGATCCCTCCCATCTGTGAGCAGGCTGAGTACCACATGTTCCAGAGGGAGAAGGTAGAGGTGCAGCTACCAGAGCTCTTCCATAAGATAGGTGAGTGGAGCTGGTCTGGACAGACTGATAGAACACAACAGTATTTTCTACACAGAGATAGCTATTAAAGTTAGACTCAGCAATATGACGTAGATGgacaaagtaaacagcatagcgGGTCAATTTCTGCAACAACTAAGAGCCTTGAAACGCGAGGCTAACATGAAGCAAActcgtgcacatgcgcagatactgtgtgtgactttgTCTTGCATCTTGCTCATtgcaatatctgcggtgctgctcgtggcaacgtcatttcgctgagtctacctttttaaaattattacactgaacaaaaatataaacgcaacatgtaaagtgttggtcccatgtttcatgagctgaatgcaggaatgtccaccagagctgttgcaagagaattgaatgttcatttctctaccataagctgcctacaacgttgttttagagaatttggcaatacgttccagatccggcttcttcacgtaataaagcccttttgtggggaaaaatatAATTCAGattgtcagggcctggctccccagtgggtgggcctggctgccaagtgggtgggcctatgccatctcaggcctacccatggctgcacccctgcccagtcatgtgaaatccatagattagggcctaatttatttatttcaattgactgatttccttatatgaactgtaactcaataaaatctttgaaattgtttcatgttgcatttatatttctgttcagtatagtatCATTATTATAACTctaatatgtaattctatgattggTAGAGGCAGCATACTTATATCTACGCAAAGGTTTCTGTGTCCATTTTGTGCTTTTCTGGGTAAATACCGGATGCTGTCCTCTCTCCTTTTTTTGGACGGCTTAGTATAGACGGAACAGCATATTTGGACtgagtggtggtgatggtgacaGCGCTGACCCAATGTTCCCATGTTTTCAGGTGTGGGGGCGATGACATGGTCACCGCTGGCCTGTGGGATCATCTCAGGGAAATATGACAGCGGGGTCCCACCTTACTCCCGCGCCTCTCTTAAGGTAGCATTACCCCCCCCTCTCCTGCCCCCCTATTCACCTCTCTGGTTTCTCCTTTGGTCTCTGCTCATATGTCATGTCAGCCCCTCTTCTCCCCCAGCCCTCTTCTTATCCTGGCTGGTTCCTGTCTTAACAGCTGTTTTCTGTATCTTTCAGGTTCTAGAACTTGGTGTCTCCTAGATGTCTTTGTTTTTGAATGCCCTGTGACGGCATACTCTGTGTACCAACTCTGTGTACCAACTCTGTAGCAACTCTACCACCAGCAGTTATTTGGTGGTGTCAACACAAGCATCTTATCTCACATTTCACACACAGAGAGGCACGTGCATGCACactcacccgcacacacacagatcaaaTGACAGCAATATACATATACTGCATCACAAATACAGAAAATAGGGCTTACTCTGTCCCTGTGTTGTTGCAGAGGCATGCAGGGTTGCTGTGGTCTTTTTACCCTGTGCAGTTAAGGAAACCATTTCACCATCTCACTACGTACAGTAGCTAATGTTCTCCTGAGTAGAGTATTGCAAACGGGTCGTTCATTCATATTTTCTGCTGTTGGCACCTGATCAACAACAGTGTGGGTGGCTGATCCAATCACTGATGGGTTGCTTGTTCCTGATCTGTCACTGTTTCAATCATTGGATTACACAGGCTATTACACAGGAAATGTAATCCCATTGTCAAGGTTGCTTTTTAGCCAGTTGAAATATGCTTAATGTACATTCATATATTTGCAAAATAACAATTGTCTTAGTGTTTAGAAGGAATTATACACAATCTTAACAATAATTTTACATTTATTTAGATcctaaaacaaacgtgtgtgattgtactgtatgtgtgtgaaatGTGAGAGATGAGCCAGAGTTGACCAggtagagatgagagagagagagagtcctcctcctctctgcctgctGGGGCTGTACAGTAGAAGAGgacagagtacagtagagtcaATGTCGACAACCAGAGCCTGGTCTAGAAAACAGAGTCACGTGTTTAAAAGCAGGCCCTGGCCGACACAGGTGGTGCAGTGCCTCAATGTTGGACAGGGCTGTGTTTTTTAGCAAGTGTGCTGTTTCAACAGGGCTACCAGTGGTTGAAGGACAAGATCTTGAGCGAGGAGGGCCGGCGTCAGCAGGCAAAGTTGAAAGAGCTGCAGGCAATCGCGGAGCGGCTGGGCTGCACTCTGCCCCAGCTCGCCATCGGTACGCCGACACACActgccgctctctctctttctgtctgtctgtccgttccTCGTCCCTCTGCCTCTTGAAGCCAATCAGGCGGCTAACCAGATGGTCATCAGCTGTTGGTTTGTGTGTGAGAATGTTTgtctgtattgtgttgtatgtCTGTTTGTGGCAAACTAGTTCTTAGATGAGACACTAGAGTAGCCAGGATGCTTTTCCTAAACCAAAGTCAGCTCAACAACTGGCTACTGATTCTGTTTGTGAGTTTACTGTCGCGTGCGCTGGTGTGTCTGTATACGACGAGCAAGTGTCCTTATTCCCCACGTCAGCAGTAACATGGAATCTCAGACATAAATCTGAGCCGACTGGGGCGAGAGGGAATGAGCCTGTTGACAGATTCCCAGCTCTGTGGAGGGCTATTAAAGCATCACAGATGAGAGAAACGGAGTAAATCTGGGCCTACACATCACTTCGCGTTGCATATCACAGCGCATGTAATGTAGTGTCATAGGTTAGGTTTCACGGCTCATTAACAGACAGCTTGTAGCTCCCAATCACTATAAATCCCTGTGGCACTGCCACAAACAGCCTGGACAGAGTTATGTTCCGGGACCACCATTCTATGTCACCCGAGAGTCGCTACATTGGAAAGAATACCTCCTGGCTTGACCCGTTAGTTACCTAAAGCCTGTTATTTTACACAGTTGATAGCTAGCTTTAGGGCTGTTGTATGTTAAAGTAGCAGTGTGACGTCATAGATGGCATTGGCCTAAGGTGTGTTCAGTTCGCTTGAACGTTTGCTACATTGCAGAACGGTTTGTACTAAATGACACGTTTCCCCAAAACTTTCTGGTATGTTCTTGAACAGACTTGTGAGTTACATTTGCtcccgtttggtgggtgtggcgtGGTATGGCTTGAAGCAATAAGTGATGTATTTAAAGGGGGCAGTGGCTATTCTGACAGTATTCCCTGAcccacaacccaacccctccccgtTTTTCAACTGGTCATTCAGTACAGAATAGTTTCCGTTCAATTGAACGTTCCAGAACGTAAAAACGTACTGAATGCAGCCTTGGCCAGTGAGTGAATAATCCGTGATCTGTTAGACATATACATGTAATCCACTATACCCATCCCATCCTGACCTGAGGAAACCTTGGTTGTTAAGTTAAATCCTGGgaaagcctgagtgttggtgggTCAGACCTGTTCCTGCAAGTGGACTCTGTCTCATCATCACCAGTGTGTCTGGAGGTTCTAATCCCACACTGACAGTGTTTGAACACACTGGCACAAAGTCTCAGTACAGTAGTACACTAATCATTTTATACAGTATCACATCTCCCACATCTAGATTAGTAAAGACAGGTggggttgtgttttgggtgtgtaTGGTTAGGAAGGACAGGGTATGTTTATTGTTTGTGTGATTGTATCTAGGTGCATGTCTAGTAGTTATATTTTGTGGAGAGACATGATTAGGTGTTTGTGACACGTACGTGGCAGTGTTATACAGTACATGTTTCTAGCATGTTTATGTTAGGAGGTCTATATTTGTTTAGTATGTTTGAGGCAGTGGTGGGGAGGGAAAGGGTTATTTGGGAGAGAAAGACTTGTGTGTACGTGTTGTAAATGGGGGTGTCATTGCTGTTTACCCGTCCCTTACAGCGTGGTGCCTACGGAACGAAGGGGTGAGCTCCGTCCTCTTGGGGGCTTCCAACACCGACCAGCTGATGGAGAATATAGGAGCAATACAGGTGAGACCACACAGTGAGGGTCCAGGTAGGTGTGTCTGAGCAAGAGAAAGTGTGTAGATTTGCATAATGTGTCAATGGGTATTGATAATCAATCAACAGTTTTAATTGCCACCCCCTTTGAGTCCATAACAATGATGTCACATTCCTAAAAGGTTCTCCCGTATGTCCCTTTTTATAAAGCAAAACAGTTCAAATATCACATTTCAATAGAAGTGGGATTTGTGAACCAGAATCTTGTATTCGTTCTTATTTATTATGTACTATATTCAGTGTGGCATTGTGTTCAAGAGCTATAACGGCtgtactgtgtgtgagtgtgtatgcatGTTCAGCATATGTGTAGTCTCCTAAGTGCATTTGATATTTCGTTTCCAAATGTTATGTCCACATTACCAGGGGCAACATACAACAACTATATATACAAATGGTACAAAGTATGTCAGTCTTAACAAGTGAACCACTATGTCTTGCCTTCTCTGTTTCCTTCAATGCATCTGTAATTTCCCCTGCAGGTTCTTCCCAAACTATCCTCCTCAATCACGCACGAGGTAGATAGCATCCTGGGGAACAAGCCGTACAGTAAAAAGGACTACCGCTCCTAACGCTCCGCCACgacgccagccagccaggactGCTCCAGGGCTGCAATGCAGGTCCATGCCCCACCTTTGCCTGATCCTCTGTTTGCTTGAGCTTTTACTGAATGAGACCCCGGCGCATGAGTCTGGCCCCACCTCGGCCACCCTGGGGAGCATCATTTAGAGTTACAGGGAAAAGAAAAGGATGAAGAAATAGGGACGTCACCTCCTCAAGGGAAGGAAGGATAGATAGAAAACAATACAGAGCGAGAGGTTAAATAGATATGCTCTCATAGATCATTCAGTTATACATACAATTCAGCCGAAACTGTATTTTAAAAACCGAAGAAAAtatataaaatactttttttttaaagcacaCGCTTGCTTGGCAGCCAGATATTATTTtaattttgtggggaaaaaatcTAAATACTGAACGCATACCAATGGAATTTACGTTTATACAAATATACAACAAATACTCTGTTGCACTTGTATAGCAACACATTTGTTTTTTGGAGTTCTGTTTCCAATTGCCTGTACATGTCCATAACAGTTTCTCTGAAACATCTGTTTTATTTTTGTTGTCTACAGAATCTGTGTACTAGCCTCCTCGCAGGCAGAACAATCAGCACTTTAGTATTGTACAGTTCAGTCAGTGAGAGGTTGTTGACTGTGAGAGGATGAAATAACTCAACCATCTCACACATGGTCAGTCATTGCACTGTAGAATCCAAATCTCCTCTCCTGTTTCAGTTTCCTATCTGTTCCCCTCAGTCAGTCTGGTCTCCACAGTGCTGGTTCTGCCAGGCTTGATCCTGGTGCTCTGACTGACCCCTAGTCTGAGTCCCACCTCTGATCTGCACTAACTGCACCAGCCAGGTGGAGCAGGGTGTAGGACTGCCCCCTACTGAAAGGACTTAGCTCTGCTCTGGCCCTCCTCTCCTGCGTCAGGCCTGTCCATGGAGCATCTGTCAATAAGAACCTTGAGCAGGCTAGTGTTTGATTGCCATAGAAAGGGTTAATTACTGGCCATGTAAAATGATGGCTGTATCTGTATTTACCTTTGTGTAGCAGTGTTACTTTCTGAAGTTTTACGGTAACTGCATCAGACATAATGGTCTTATTTGTGCTACTCAGTCAGTTTTACAGACCTCTTTATTAGTCATTTTAGAGCAAATTCCCATGAAAATGGCACATTGCCTAAATTGTGCTCAATGTGTGTGTTGCCTTATTTAGGGTCATTTTGAACTGTGCTGGGCTGAGACAACAGCCCCATAGCTGCCATTGGCCATCAGGGCACAGACTTGTCTTGAGCCCCGTTTATGCCTGGCTCTAATATgaatcctttgtcctgatcttgtccacattctaattgtgcccacattttcagaCCGGTATAGACGACTAAAAGACtcattgtgatcagatcttcctgaccaaCTCCAGAGGTAATCAGGCAcgcattgtgtctggatatcttaGAAGTGTAGACGGATCTGGACAGAGAAACCATTTAAATTATAATTATTCCGCTTTTTtaaatcattgacaggtggcaccattgacctatggcatcaatatgtgttttaaaataaataaatattcattTGAAAGAATAACtgtcaaataatttgcatacagggagggaccaGGAAATCTGCGGACACAGTAGACTGATATGAGACACATTTTAATACCATGTGTAAATCTGTTTCataaaatgtgggcacaatcagaacatggacaagatcaggacaaaggacgcatGTTTGCGCAAGTTATTAACAAGGCTTGAGACAATAGTCCCTGGCCTATGTAAAGACTAATTGGTTTTAGTGGCAGCTGTTCCTGCCCAATCGGAGTGAAGACTGACGTGTGACATAAGCATGCAAGGCTTACTAGGAAGAAAAGGCTGGTTTGTGTCAGCAGCTCAGGGATTGGAACAGAGAATGTGTGTACTTGTTTGTATACGTGGTTAGTAAGATGTATTTAATGTGTACGTCTTTCTTTCATGTGTGGACACTTGATGGGGACCTATCCAGTGTCTAACCAAGACATTTTCACGTGGCTTGAGCCAAAGATATTCCAACATCTTTCAGCGACACATCTAAGTGTCTGTCGCTTGTTGGAAGAGTATAGCGACCGACTTAAAGTGCGTACTATACAGCTTATTATCTATGGACTCTCTTCACGTGTACAGTATAATCACTTGACCATGCTGTTCTATGCTTATGCCGACATATACAGTACACATGCATTGTACATTACTTACGGAATGATCCGTTTATTTTCAGATGGCAGATGATAATCAATAAATTTTCAATAATCGTATACATTGCACACTGAAGACATCTGATGTTGCACTCAATCAGTATTCACTCTCTAGCTGTTGGGTCCTCTCTTACTGTGAGACAAAGCACAAAGTGGATAGCATGTGATACATACGTCCTCCAAGCATGAGCCCTCGTCCCCCAGCCTATGGGTTTTATTCTGACAAGCAAGGGCATGCTTACAAGTGTAAACTAACAAGTGTAAATATAAGGAATACTCGCTAACATCTCATTCAAGACTCATTCTCAGATTCAATGATTACAGTTGTATAGTACTGTAGTGTCAGTGAGTATGACTAAATGTAATGGCGAGTGTGGTTTAGATGCTTCTCAGGCAAAGTGAAGAGGTGTGTATGCTTTGCTAGCGCCTCTGGTCAGACAACAAATACTTGACATAGATACTgattcaaagtgtgtgtgtgtggaggggaaaCAAATGCTCCTTAGTTTACATTTAACTAAAACAGTGTACATTTGATTTGCTGTGTCTGGTAATGTATGTCTGGGTGAATTAGTAGAAAAAGCCAATGTGGTTTTCTCAGAAAAAAAGAATGATCAATTTAATATTTTATCATGATTTTCTGTCTTATTGTCTTCAGCAGGGAAATGACCAAATAACATTCAGCAGAAATG
This window of the Coregonus clupeaformis isolate EN_2021a chromosome 10, ASM2061545v1, whole genome shotgun sequence genome carries:
- the kcnab2a gene encoding voltage-gated potassium channel subunit beta-2 isoform X1 → MSRPPRNHQIPKPSGPGSGIRKSSSSSGSGKMLSMSYSESMRSGISRYHSDQGLNQPRPTDPGELQRLREQRHAAQVKNMEDFLKMNGLALEECVSYQTGMKYRNLGKSGLRVSCLGLGTWVTFGGQITDEMAEQLLCLAYENGINLFDTAEVYAAGKAEVVLGNVIKKKGWRRSSLVITTKIFWGGKAETERGLSRKHIIEGLKASLERLQLEYVDVVFANRPDPNTPMEGIAETVRAMTHVINQGMAMYWGTSRWSPMEIMEAYSVARQFNQIPPICEQAEYHMFQREKVEVQLPELFHKIGVGAMTWSPLACGIISGKYDSGVPPYSRASLKGYQWLKDKILSEEGRRQQAKLKELQAIAERLGCTLPQLAIAWCLRNEGVSSVLLGASNTDQLMENIGAIQVLPKLSSSITHEVDSILGNKPYSKKDYRS
- the kcnab2a gene encoding voltage-gated potassium channel subunit beta-2 isoform X3; this translates as MQVSLVCTDHNRGGVSRSTEERLNHRQNANSPNTGTRSKFRAVAMVARSMGQVTVQSQPTSSDQSIRTGMKYRNLGKSGLRVSCLGLGTWVTFGGQITDEMAEQLLCLAYENGINLFDTAEVYAAGKAEVVLGNVIKKKGWRRSSLVITTKIFWGGKAETERGLSRKHIIEGLKASLERLQLEYVDVVFANRPDPNTPMEGIAETVRAMTHVINQGMAMYWGTSRWSPMEIMEAYSVARQFNQIPPICEQAEYHMFQREKVEVQLPELFHKIGVGAMTWSPLACGIISGKYDSGVPPYSRASLKGYQWLKDKILSEEGRRQQAKLKELQAIAERLGCTLPQLAIAWCLRNEGVSSVLLGASNTDQLMENIGAIQVLPKLSSSITHEVDSILGNKPYSKKDYRS
- the kcnab2a gene encoding voltage-gated potassium channel subunit beta-2 isoform X2; this translates as MSRPPRNHQIPKPSGPGSGIRKSSSSSGSGKMLSMSYSESMRSGISRYHSDQGLNQPRPTDPGELQRLREQRHAAQVKNMEDFLKMNGLALEECVSYQTGMKYRNLGKSGLRVSCLGLGTWVTFGGQITDEMAEQLLCLAYENGINLFDTAEVYAAGKAEVVLGNVIKKKGWRRSSLVITTKIFWGGKAETERGLSRKHIIEGLKASLERLQLEYVDVVFANRPDPNTPMEETVRAMTHVINQGMAMYWGTSRWSPMEIMEAYSVARQFNQIPPICEQAEYHMFQREKVEVQLPELFHKIGVGAMTWSPLACGIISGKYDSGVPPYSRASLKGYQWLKDKILSEEGRRQQAKLKELQAIAERLGCTLPQLAIAWCLRNEGVSSVLLGASNTDQLMENIGAIQVLPKLSSSITHEVDSILGNKPYSKKDYRS